The Alphaproteobacteria bacterium genome contains the following window.
TCCTGGGAGGCTATCCTTAATTGCTTCCCATTGGTCATCCCTTAAATCATACAACTTTCAACTCCTTTTCTTATTATTAGAAGTTCAGTATATCATAAAAAAAATTAAATGTCGACACTACCTAAGCAATAGAATTAGAAAAGGCTCTTATTGAGGCAATAGGTTCGTCATCGCGAGCGAAGCGTGGCGATCTTCTCTCAAAATCCATGAGATTGCCACGCCCTAAAGGGCTCGCAAAGACGATTGTGTATGCATTACATTTTAGAAGATGGGTGGATACTTACGAGCATCAATATTTGAAAAAACTCCATGGACTCTGAGTGATGGCTCTTTGACTTTTATAGGAGTTTTGGTGCTGCATTTGGAGAATCAGGAGGTTGTTGCATTGTATTGCCCCTTCTCACAAAAAAACTTACTTATTTTGGTCACTTGAATGGAAATCGAAATCGTCTGATCTGTCTTCAAATTCTTCAGCGTCATCAATCGGGGTTGCAAAGTCACCAGATTCTCTCGATCCGAAGCTTGTTGTTTCAAGATTCACGTCAAGTGATTCTGAATCAGCGGCTTCAGCTGGGATGTTCTTTTTGTATTTCGCCAAGAAGTTTTGAAGATCCATCAAGCTGCAAAGGCCAAGCTGGACTGGGTTTTGTGGTGAAATGTTCGGTGAATTCCAGTGTGTTTTTTTACGAACAGCATCGATTGTTGGCTTTGTTGTCCCAATCAATTTGCAAATGCCGCTATCAGGCACTTCAGGATGATGCTTGATAACCCAAGCGATTGCATCAGGCTTGTCAGCACGTTTCATC
Protein-coding sequences here:
- a CDS encoding DUF1013 domain-containing protein, producing MSRTVMPKATAVWLIDNTTLTFEQIADFCGMHSLEVQAIADGEVAVHIVGENPITTGQLSKEEIARCEANPKEKLQALKSDMPEVSRKVKGPRYTPVMKRADKPDAIAWVIKHHPEVPDSGICKLIGTTKPTIDAVRKKTHWNSPNISPQNPVQLGLCSLMDLQNFLAKYKKNIPAEAADSESLDVNLETTSFGSRESGDFATPIDDAEEFEDRSDDFDFHSSDQNK